Below is a window of Prionailurus viverrinus isolate Anna chromosome A1, UM_Priviv_1.0, whole genome shotgun sequence DNA.
GATGATATATCAGGACAGAAGCTATAATTAGATTTATCCCTTGATTAATTTTCTGATAATACATAGTTATACTCTGAGATTCATCTGAGTCTGTACAGGCCAAACTAATGAATTACATGGGAATCTAGTAGTTATcactaatttgcatttttcatgttttgatgATGGTATTAATTTCTGCACTTCCCTCGGGGATGTAGTATTGTTTCTGTTTTACCATATGGGCTAAATTGGATAAAATGAAGCCTTTCACATTGTTCTTTTAACCATAATATCCTCATCCTATAGATTAAATATTGATCTAGTGATTCTCCTGGTTTTCAAGTATATTTATTCCAATTATACATTCAGTACTGAAGGAACAACAGGAAGTATAGGTCATGGCCCAAAGAACACCATAAGCCTTACTTTGACTTGCCAACCATATTGGTATTTGAGGTCATTAGAAATCAGAATTATTTGGAACCAATGTTTAGTAATCTTTAAAGGGCtgagacttcatttttttatgtatagTCACTTCAGACCAAATGGGGAATGGTTGAATTAAGATAGCATTGAGCCCATATAAATTAATTTAGCTATATCTAGTGTCATATTTTCCCCTCTTTTGTGTAGTACCTAGAGAATATAGGGCAAGCATGTCCTCCTGGAGTCTATCAATATATAATAGCTAgatcttacaattttttttgttatatgtttttttcttggaTCAGAATGTGAACCCAACTTCTTAGAATGTGATTGAGCTGACCCTCTGGTCCATAGGCAACTCCTTCCACCCTATATCAGGGCTTACAGAGAAAATATGGATAGGCACCAGCATCCAGGATACACAGGGATCTGCTTTCCATTGTAAGAGGGTAGGGAATATTAGTGCCAAGTCAAAGTTCTAAGATAATCAATGAAAAAGATTGGAGACTTTTAAGatataagaaaacatagaaggaagaaggaagaaaacaggaagaattgTCAGTTTCCACATATAGTACagtgcatttgtttgttttggttgtttgaaaaaaagggacaagaaaaaaatgaaaaaatctaTACACAATGTTAAGTATTCCTTGGCAATCAGAGCATAGGTTGAACGTGATTAAAGGATGTTAACccacaaaagacataaaaaattgGGAATGCTTATATATATAAGGTCCATTGTAGACTTTTCTATAAATATACTGCAGACTCACCGAAGACAATTTGGTTAAGCAGACAGAATAAACAGATAATTCAGGATCTCTTTTTCCATgacaaaacattagaaacaagAGCAAAGATGTGTGAAAAGTCCTCAATTTTGTTCAAAATCTATGTGGTTACCATAATTGACTAGGAGTTGTGAAGATTCACTGAAAGAAAGAAGCTGACatgaaatatatgagaaaatatgtCCATCTATGAtgatacagaataaaaaaaatacacattagtATGTGAGTATAATTGGATTTCTCATGGAAACAGAATCCCTCAAAATCCTGAAAATAATTCAACTAGGCATTACAGAAACCCAATTAActcttaacattattttaaaaagacagtgtagcggcgcctgggtggctcagttggttgagtgtgcagctttggatcaggtcatgatttcacggttcatgagtttgagtcccacaaatgggctctgtgttgacacctcagagcctggatttggattctgtgtctctctctccttctgcctttcccctgcttgcactctatattgaacattgtataaatttaaaaatcccagTGTATGAAATCTTCACCTAAAATGACTCTAAAGTGACTGCATTAAGTTTTGGGTTTACCACATAGTGAAAGAAGCTTTGTTTGTTACCCAGATATAAGTCACAACATTCCTGATAACTTTAAATCAACCTATAGTGTCCTTATTCAAGAAAAGGCCATAACTGTAAGGTCATAAACTGTATTTAATcataatgtaattaaatatagaataataataacaatttgaaacagttttatttaaaatcaaggaTTTGTGTGTTGCCCATGAATGTGTTATTCCAAAAAATGTGCACATAAGTGTCACATTTTACAactgatgaaaataaaaggaacactAAAGAGATATTGACAAAGCATGAAAGTAATTAAGCAAATTATTCTCTATACTTGGAAGAATTCTCTTTCCCCAACACCTTCATGAATAGTCTGGCCAATTATTCGTTGCAGAGGCTATAGATGACAGGATTTAGTATGGGAGTAAGGATGgtgtagaaaacagaaacaattttaTGCTGAGTGGGAGAACAGTCTGAAGTGGACATGTATATGAACAAATTTGCTCCATAGTACATTATGACCATCATGAGGTGAGAGGAACAGCTGGCAAAAGTTTGTGGGTATCCTCTCCAGAACCCATGCAAATGACAGACAGAATAACAAGCATAGGAAGCAATGATGATTGCTACAGGGAAAACAATCATTACGATACAACAGTAGAAAATAACTTCTTCAAATGTTGAAGTATCATTGCATGAGATGATTAGCATGGAAGGAAAATCACAGAAGTTGGCTATTTCCTTGAACCCACAATAGGAGAAGGAAAGTGTAGCTACAACATCAATGAGACCATCAGTAGAACTTAGGATCCAGAAAGACACAGTCATAAGTCCACAAATTTTAGAACTTATAAGATCAGTTTATCTTAGAGGGTGGCAAACAGCAATATAACGGTCATAAGCCATGACTGCCAACAGGAAATATTCACAACCTATTAATGATGCATAGAAGAAAATTTCTGTAACACCCTGCCACAGAAATGGACTTGCTGACAGGTAGCTGAAAACCATCTTAGGTACAGTGGTGCAGATGAGCATGAGGTCCATGAGGGACAGTTGGCTGACAAGGAAGTACATGGGTGTGTGGAGTTGGGTTTCCAGGTAGATGAGGAGAACCATGACACTGTTTTCCGTGAAGGCCACTGTGAAGATGCCCAACaccaaagagaagaggaagatgtGGTTGGGGCTGTGACTGGAGATTCCTAGAATGATGATATCAGTATTAAATATCTGATAGTCCTGTGCCATGATGAATGTTTTTTTGATCTAATACAACAAAAAGTGACATTACTTCATTAATTTGATAAATATGTACCTAGGGCCTTACAAACCTTGTGATTGTGGTAAATTCTACAGGTCAATGATTAAGATGACTTCACCAGGATTAGGAAATTCAAAGTTCAAGAACtataatattgaaaagaaatatgTCTGTTGGTATTGTCAGTCTGTAAAAGTGTTGAATATTTGCTAAGTTCAGCTTCTAAGGACCCTTTGTCGCTCTTTGAGAATTAAgcaaataatatacatttttacataatttataatgCATCTTCAAAAAGGAAACTTCCCCAAAGCTATTAGACAGTATGTGGAAATATCAAACGTCCTTTAAAGataagttgatttaaaaattcaGCTTAAGTCAGCCTGTGGCAGAAAAAGTAACAGAGATAAATAATACAATATGAACATTTGCTCTCATGATACTAGGCActttttttaatcagtgttaacaaaacatttacatttatctATTACTTTACAGTTTAGAgtgtttcatttgtatttatagaaaatattctgTCCAGTAGTTGATGAATTGAGAaagattttaattatacaaatatgGAAGCTTTGTACTTAGTAGAAACTTTGTACTAAAATAGCCCAGTGTGATAGGGTGACTTGTGTTTCACCAAAACATATGTCAAGTCTTCAACCCCAGCACCTCTGAATGtaaactaatttgaaaataattggtTAAGATGAAATCATACTGGATGGAGTTGGGCAAACCCCAAttcaatatgactgatgtccttataagaagaaggtCAAGTAAAGACAGACACAGGTAAATTTCATGATAATAGAGGCAGATATTGGAAGAATtgataggcacctgggtggcttagtcagttaagggtctgaccttggttcaggtcatgatttcacagtttgtgagtttgagctccacaatgggctctgtgctgacagcttagagcctggagcctggattagattgtgtttccatctctctctgctcctctcccactttctctctctctgtcaaaaataaataaacttatttttttaataatacaagcattatatgaaaaaaatcatggaCTTTTAACAAACTGCTCCCATCTGTGAGCTGAAGCAAATAACTTAACTCCTGCCACAATTCTTATATCCTTACAAATAAGGTACTActattttcctcaaaataataTTGTACagatgaaatgaaagaatgatataaaatgtttaggacaaaaatcatataagaaacaaaaccaattatCTCTGTAGCTTCATGTTCAGCAGAAAATTTGacattaatttccaaatattcttACCTGATTGTTTATACTGTCTCTTAGTATGAGTCTAAGTAGTATATAATTCCAATGAAATAGTACATTACTGCAAAGGAAAACTACATATTGCATGTTTTTTTGTGtttccacaagaaaaaataaaagaagcaccTAATACACAATTGGAAATTTTGTCATTATtcataaatgaatggaaagatatactAATGAAGTATAAACAAGATGCACATTTAAGGATAGTTACTCATAGTAATCATGAGAGGGATCAAAGTCTTCATATCaccatgtatttaaatataatttttcagtttatattaTTTAGCCTCCCAGAAAAAACATCAGTATTCTAATTATAGGGCTATGGTGTATCcattaatattaatatgtatatagtTCTGAGAATATAACTATCTTCTTAAAGATTTTAAGCTGAAAATTATGAGTGTATTTTCAATTAAATTCTAGAAACACTCATAAGACCTTGTGTCATACCTGCTGTTGTTTTATTGAAATCTCACCCTCTGTAATTTCGCAGGAAGACAAAAAGCAGCagtataaataaaaacactttttttttaaatacttacccTGGGTAGATAATTGCATCTCCTTCCTTAAGTACTAGAGGAGTACTGAAACTTCTGCTCCCCATCACTTACATAACAGTAAGAGAAAAAACATACTAAATTGGAACTGTGGCAAGCACATGTCTAAACTCACTGACACAAACATTGCACGTGTCAGGTATTCTTAtcgataatttttttttaatttcttcaagaaTAAAACTACTTAAGTAAATTGCCCAAAGTAATGGTTTTGAAAAGTAGGAGACAAGATATTCCAATGTTAACATCAGCtccatttttctgctttattaaggtataattatccagtaaaaattgcatatatttaagatattcaccttgatattttgatatatgtatacattgtgaaatggcattcaaaataagttaatataacTAGCACCTCTAATAACATTATTCCTGTGTAGGGAGAACACTTGATATCTACACTTTTagtaaattttaagtatataatacagttgTGTTAACCAACTTtggtcaccatgctatacattagagatccagaaattataaaatgttgcAACTTTACTCTCCCTTGCTTCCTGTCTTCCAATATAATATAAGATGTGAGTCTCTTAacttgggaagaattgacattttttaatatcttgaagTTCCCTACATACTTCTCAATCtatcaatattttcttccatgtgtTTTGCCACCCACAAAATTGCTGTTTTTAAAGTTACTCACTTTGTTAGATAGAAAAGCTCCTGAATGTTTTACATTTGattgttcttttgtatttattttatttttattttttttattttttatttttaaattttttttctttttgtatttttctattactttttctttgtttttgctgaaACATAGAGATATATTGAGTGTTTTAtgtttgttgatcttttttttttcttaaaattcaagttagttagcatagagtgtaGTTTTGGCTTAAGGAGTAGAAccaacccagtgattcatctcttacatatgacagccagtgcccatcccaaaaaGTGTCCTTAGTTTGCTAACCCAAAAGGTCTtagagtacacttgtgatgagcacagggtgctgtatgtaagtgttgaatcactaaattgtacacctgaaaataatattacactttatgttaatggaatttaaatattttttaaaagaaaataaggtccTGGAAATACCACCACCAGAGGATTTGGTGATTGTGCTCAAATTTGGGATGGATTAACGGGGGGTGCTCTGGGTTATGGGCATTTGACTACCTGGGGATCCCTATGTTGGGAACAGAACAATCACTCTAAACAGAATCAACCCACTGTACTGGAAATATGGGATGAATACCATGGGGTTGTGTAGTCATTCTGATATATTAAGGGAATATGACTTGTTTGGCACTGATTGATTGTAACACCTGTGTATTTATTGGATACCATCAAATGAAACCTCTTGGCTGTATGACACAAATCTTTGGCTGAGACTCCCATCTGGATAGTTGAGCCATTGGATATTTTGCTCTCCATGGGGAGAGGTGAGAATCTGAGTCACAGAAACAATGCTGCAAATATCTCTCTTCTCATGGTCAAATGGACCCATTCTTTAACTGGTATGATCACTCACCAGTTTAAGTACATTTCATACACTTGTGTTTTAGTGGTCCAATAAAGCCTATGCAATTAGAATTACATTATTTCCATTGAAAGAAATATGACTGCAACagagttataaatattttatacttactaTTACATACTAATATGCTTTCTTAGAAAACAATAAGTTTATATCCTGAATTTCAATATAAGACCTATAATCATTAATAAAATTTACAAGTATCCATGCCTAATTGATGACCACTGGTaatttttcaattcctttggatcTGAAGAgtaaagttgtttcttttttgaattgATACATGGAGATTAGGTGAGTCTTTACCAATTGAAGGGGTGCTTAGGTGAATATATCAgctaagcatccaaatcttgctTTCAGGACAGTTCATGATCTCAGTATTACTGAGTTTCCAGTCCTGAACTGAGTTCTGTGTTGACTGGTGGAGTCtgctttaaatttcctctttagccttttctctttgcccttcccctctcacacaGGCatgagagctctctctctctcaaaaataaatcaataaatatttaaaaaatttaagaaaaggagTTTGGATCTggaatgttaaataaaaatttcatatttgtgatgaaaagaaaatagaaagtgtGATTTAAAAActtcatcttcttccttttttttttaaaaataatgtttattcatttttgagagacagagaaagagaagggaaacaaagtatgagcagggaaaggacagagagagggagacacagaatatgaagcaagccccagtctctgagctgtcagcacagagcctgacatggggcttgaactcacgaactgtgagattatgacctgagttaaagttggGCGCTcaaaaaactgagccacccaggcacccccaaaatcatCATCTTATTTCAAGTACTACATTGCTTTATTCTTCAAgcctggaaaaatgaaaatgaagaataaaaataaaatagaaaacactaagtaaatgtaaaaagCCCAGTGCACCAAATCTTAATGAAAGTGACTCCAAGTGACTGAATACATATTTCGGTTTCCaacacagaaaaaagaatatttgttacCTGGACATATGTCACAAAATTCCTGATACCTTTTAAACAAACTATAATGTCCTTATTCAAGAAAATGCCATAAATGTACTAATaagttaaatacaaaataataataaatatttataattttctttaaattaaagaattgagaaaacaaccagaagactagcagaacggagtctccggagccaagcgcagatgaggggcccacggaagagggtaggaagtgCTGAGAGGAGGTGCATGCTGCAAgaactggcaggagggagccggggcagaggggcagcccgccagccaagcagagccccctagTCTGGCTTGCagaagcggaggggccggacagagtgtgttcagacagcaagtgcgacttagcatctgggaggtcgtaagttaacagctctgctgggaaagcgggaaggctggatgacaaagggagggagagctgctgagcccagggggcagagctcagtttggcagggaacaaaggcgctccccagcaccatctccctcgcccatcccccagcccaaatcccaaagggaaccagttcctgccagggaacttgctccctccttGCAAACACCCAaatctgtgcttctgcagagccacccctctggcagcgggtctgccacagggcccctcctgaagtggatcacctaagaagaagcaagctaagcctgcccctcctgcgcccatgcaccttgcctacccaccacagctaatatgccagatccccagcaccacaagcctggcagtgtgcaagtaacccagaggggccatgccaccccacagtgaatcctgcccctaggagaggggaagagaaggcacacaccagtctgactgtggccccagcagtgggctgggggaagacatcaggtctgactgcggctccacccaccaact
It encodes the following:
- the LOC125173774 gene encoding LOW QUALITY PROTEIN: olfactory receptor 2M3-like (The sequence of the model RefSeq protein was modified relative to this genomic sequence to represent the inferred CDS: substituted 1 base at 1 genomic stop codon) — encoded protein: MAQDYQIFNTDIIILGISSHSPNHIFLFSLVLGIFTVAFTENSVMVLLIYLETQLHTPMYFLVSQLSLMDLMLICTTVPKMVFSYLSASPFLWQGVTEIFFYASLIGCEYFLLAVMAYDRYIAVCHPLRXTDLISSKICGLMTVSFWILSSTDGLIDVVATLSFSYCGFKEIANFCDFPSMLIISCNDTSTFEEVIFYCCIVMIVFPVAIIIASYACYSVCHLHGFWRGYPQTFASCSSHLMMVIMYYGANLFIYMSTSDCSPTQHKIVSVFYTILTPILNPVIYSLCNE